A part of Desulfofundulus salinus genomic DNA contains:
- a CDS encoding histidinol-phosphatase HisJ family protein: MLPDLHLHTCRCGHANGDVAEYIAVARSRGLKHIGFADHVPMYWLPPGRRAPELAMTEEDLPGYIESVRKLKQGHSDLTIYLGIEADYIPGYENHLYTLLSRYPFDYVLGSVHYLDGWGFDNPDLVEEYTRRDIDELYRQYFQLVQQAARAGLFDAIAHPDLIKKFGYRARIDLQELYEETARAFAEGGVCVEVNTAGLRVPAGEIYPSLDFLKLCRRCHVPVTVGSDAHQPHLVAYGWDQAREWLLAAGYREVVVFKERRREVIPL, from the coding sequence GTGTTGCCCGACCTGCATCTGCACACCTGCCGGTGCGGTCACGCCAACGGGGATGTGGCGGAGTATATTGCCGTGGCCCGCTCCCGGGGTCTTAAACATATCGGTTTTGCCGATCATGTCCCCATGTACTGGCTGCCCCCCGGCCGGCGGGCTCCGGAACTGGCCATGACCGAAGAGGATCTGCCCGGTTATATTGAGTCGGTCCGGAAGCTTAAGCAGGGCCATTCCGATTTGACCATCTACCTGGGGATAGAGGCCGATTATATACCGGGTTACGAAAACCACCTGTACACACTACTTTCCCGTTATCCTTTTGACTATGTCCTTGGTTCGGTGCACTACCTGGACGGCTGGGGTTTTGATAACCCGGACCTGGTGGAGGAATACACCCGGCGGGATATTGATGAATTATACCGGCAGTACTTTCAACTGGTGCAGCAGGCGGCCCGCGCGGGTCTTTTTGATGCCATCGCCCACCCGGATTTAATCAAAAAGTTTGGTTACCGGGCCCGCATTGATTTGCAGGAGCTTTACGAAGAGACGGCCCGGGCCTTTGCCGAGGGTGGTGTGTGCGTGGAGGTAAATACGGCCGGTTTGCGCGTGCCCGCCGGGGAAATTTACCCCTCTTTGGATTTCCTCAAGCTCTGCCGCCGCTGCCACGTTCCGGTGACCGTGGGCTCTGACGCCCACCAACCCCACCTGGTGGCTTACGGCTGGGACCAGGCCCGGGAATGGTTGCTGGCCGCCGGTTACCGCGAGGTGGTAGTATTCAAGGAACGGCGGCGGGAAGTAATACCTCTTTGA